A section of the Salvelinus sp. IW2-2015 unplaced genomic scaffold, ASM291031v2 Un_scaffold2359, whole genome shotgun sequence genome encodes:
- the LOC112073775 gene encoding homeobox protein SIX3, which yields MVFRSPLELFPAHLLLPRMLLPEEPPACAPASALPGLRFSAAQVAGVCETLEETGDVERLARFLWSLPVAPGGACFITEHESVWRARAVVAFHTXNYRELYCILENHSFMRRASHGKLQAMWLEAHYREAERLRGRSLGPVDKYRIRKKFPLPRTIWDGETNTHCFKERTRGLLRERYLQDPYPDPARKRELARATGLTPTQVGNWFKNRRQRDRAAANKNRLAHHGMRPGAMLALARTECSPTGSACSPEMILSVMDSDSDSDI from the exons ATGGTGTTCAGATCCCCGCTAGAGCTCTTTCCCGCCCATCTCCTCCTGCCCCGCATGCTCTTACCGGAGGAACCCCCTGCTTGCGCACCTGCCTCTGCTCTCCCTGGGCTCCGTTTCTCCGCagcgcag GTGGCAGGTGTGTGTGAGACTCTGGAGGAGACCGGGGACGTCGAGCGGCTCGCGCGGTTTCTGTGGTCCCTGCCGGTGGCCCCAGGTGGTGCGTGCTTCATTACAGAGCATGAGTCCGTCTGGAGGGCGCGTGCCGTGGTCGCCTTTCACACCGSGAACTACCGCGAACTCTACTGCATCCTGGAGAACCACAGCTTTATGCGCCGCGCCTCGCACGGTAAACTACAGGCCATGTGGCTCGAGGCGCACTACCGGGAGGCTGAGAGGCTGCGCGGGCGGTCGCTGGGCCCGGTGGACAAGTACCGTATCAGGAAGAAGTTCCCTTTGCCGAGAACCATCTGGGACGGCGAGACGAACACACACTGCTTCaag GAGCGGACGCGGGGCCTGCTGCGGGAACGGTACCTCCAGGACCCCTACCCAGACCCCGCGAGGAAAAGGGAGCTGGCGCGCGCCACCGGGCTCACTCCAACACAGGTCGGGAACTGGTTCAAGAACCGGAGACAGAGAGACCGCGCAGCCGCCAACAAGAACAg GCTCGCGCACCACGGGATGCGACCGGGAGCCATGCTCGCTCTGGCCAGGACAGAATGCAGCCCCACCGGAAGTGCATGCAGCCCGGAGATGATCCTCTCGGTAATGGACAGCGACTCTGACTCTGACATCTGA